In one Aeromicrobium wangtongii genomic region, the following are encoded:
- a CDS encoding MCE family protein yields the protein MARTPVLERPAALKVLGAAFVALVMLLLWVTYAFFNKTFVDYDNVDLMTDTAGVNLPQNADVKLRGMIVGEVRSVQPEGDRVKLVLGMNPKLIDHVPKGVSAQLVPKTLFGEKYVALIPPEGGRGGESLQAGDTITKANVPIEVETVLNDLYPLLEAVDPANLSYTLSAVASALEGRGTQLGETLVTLNSYLKKVNPDVPQLVTDVTKLGTVSDAYADAMPEIGRLLRNTVVTGNTVVAKKAQLAAFFEEATGLSETLTTFTQDNGDNLVRLAKETRPVLETVGTYSATFPCFLKSMSQLIPRLDSAFRGGKLHINVELIDQPTAYKADENVRVSKADLDRASSGPAATSGKDVNASNAAAPSCLDLDEMNKGEAQKRAFSSQKSPFRVPADVYKLVGVKRDHKKFGSASDFANRPAASSLDLQNLVQPSAVGIDSPSERAELNVFLGGTLGMAPDDVPDIGSLLVSPVLRGTVVSAS from the coding sequence ATGGCTCGCACTCCTGTCCTCGAGCGCCCGGCGGCGCTGAAGGTGCTCGGCGCGGCCTTCGTGGCGCTGGTCATGCTGTTGCTGTGGGTCACCTACGCATTCTTCAACAAGACCTTCGTCGACTACGACAACGTCGATCTGATGACCGACACCGCGGGCGTCAACCTGCCGCAGAATGCCGACGTCAAGCTGCGCGGCATGATCGTCGGCGAGGTCCGCAGCGTCCAGCCCGAGGGCGACCGGGTCAAGCTGGTGCTGGGCATGAACCCCAAGCTGATCGACCACGTGCCGAAGGGTGTCAGCGCCCAGCTGGTGCCCAAGACCCTGTTCGGTGAGAAGTACGTCGCGCTGATCCCGCCCGAGGGTGGCCGCGGCGGGGAGTCCCTGCAGGCCGGCGACACCATCACCAAGGCCAATGTGCCGATCGAGGTCGAGACGGTGCTCAACGACCTGTACCCGCTGCTGGAGGCGGTCGACCCGGCGAACCTGTCGTACACGCTCAGTGCCGTCGCCTCGGCGCTGGAAGGACGGGGCACCCAGCTCGGCGAGACGCTGGTGACCTTGAACAGCTATCTGAAGAAGGTCAATCCCGACGTGCCGCAGCTGGTCACCGACGTCACCAAGCTCGGGACGGTGTCCGACGCCTACGCCGATGCGATGCCCGAGATCGGCCGGCTGCTGCGCAACACGGTGGTGACCGGCAACACCGTCGTGGCCAAGAAGGCGCAGCTCGCGGCCTTCTTCGAGGAGGCCACCGGCCTGTCCGAGACCCTCACCACGTTCACGCAGGACAACGGTGACAACCTCGTCCGGCTGGCCAAGGAGACCCGCCCCGTCCTGGAGACGGTCGGCACCTACTCGGCGACCTTCCCGTGCTTCCTCAAGTCGATGTCGCAGCTCATCCCGCGTCTGGACAGTGCCTTCCGCGGCGGCAAGCTGCACATCAACGTCGAGCTGATCGACCAGCCGACCGCATACAAGGCCGACGAGAACGTGCGTGTCTCGAAGGCCGATCTGGACCGCGCATCGAGTGGTCCCGCGGCCACGAGCGGCAAGGACGTCAACGCCAGCAATGCGGCCGCCCCGTCGTGCCTGGACCTGGACGAGATGAACAAGGGCGAGGCCCAGAAACGGGCCTTTTCCTCCCAGAAGAGTCCGTTCAGGGTGCCGGCCGACGTCTACAAGCTCGTGGGCGTCAAGCGCGACCACAAGAAGTTCGGCTCTGCCAGCGACTTCGCCAACCGGCCCGCGGCGTCCAGCCTGGACCTGCAGAACCTCGTGCAGCCCAGCGCCGTGGGCATCGACTCCCCGAGCGAGCGGGCGGAGCTGAACGTCTTCCTGGGCGGGACGCTGGGGATGGCGCCCGACGACGTCCCTGACATCGGCTCGCTCCTGGTCAGCCCGGTGCTGCGCGGAACGGTGGTGAGCGCATCATGA
- a CDS encoding MCE family protein gives MTRFAGFSKVLVGVVVLLLIAATLLFLNKGDGTRYMTVDFQRTNSVYKGSEVKVLGVPVGKVESLTPRGDVVRVKISYDATQKLPADVKAVIVSPSIVGDRFVQLAPAYDGGPTLKKDAHLSVERSAVPVELDQIYQSLDDLSVALGPEGANKEGSLSTLVDGAADQLRGQGAQVNETLRNFGKLSTTLSNNKDELFGSLREVEEFVSLLKTNDSAVRAFNDSTAQVSTVLEGEREDLAATLEALSKALVDVNTLVKENRGALRGNVDNIASLTKLLAKRKAELEEISVGAPTALSNVSLAYNGRFGTLDTRADLPELVFGALDSPSTLLCNLLGETPVKAGDGQLADVAGNTCTVLTDLLEGLLPKGLLPRTAAASDLTVRPERVNGSVAEMLAVN, from the coding sequence ATGACCCGGTTCGCAGGATTCTCGAAGGTGCTGGTGGGCGTCGTGGTGCTGCTGCTCATCGCGGCCACGCTGTTGTTCCTCAACAAGGGTGACGGGACGCGCTACATGACGGTGGACTTCCAACGGACCAACTCGGTCTACAAGGGATCGGAGGTCAAGGTCCTGGGTGTGCCGGTGGGCAAGGTCGAGAGCCTGACGCCCCGCGGCGACGTGGTCCGCGTCAAGATCTCCTACGACGCCACGCAGAAGCTGCCGGCCGACGTGAAGGCGGTCATCGTGTCGCCGTCGATCGTGGGGGACCGGTTCGTCCAGCTGGCCCCCGCCTACGACGGCGGGCCCACCCTGAAGAAGGATGCGCACCTGTCGGTCGAGCGCTCGGCCGTCCCGGTCGAGCTCGACCAGATCTACCAGTCGCTGGACGATCTCTCGGTCGCGCTGGGGCCCGAGGGCGCCAACAAGGAAGGCTCGCTGAGCACGCTGGTCGACGGCGCGGCGGACCAGCTCCGCGGCCAGGGGGCACAGGTCAACGAGACCCTGCGCAACTTCGGCAAGCTGAGCACGACCCTGTCGAACAACAAGGACGAGCTGTTCGGCAGCCTGCGCGAGGTCGAGGAGTTCGTGAGCCTGCTCAAGACCAACGACTCGGCGGTGCGGGCCTTCAACGACAGCACCGCGCAGGTCTCGACCGTCCTGGAGGGCGAGCGCGAGGACCTCGCGGCGACGCTGGAGGCCTTGAGCAAGGCGCTGGTCGACGTCAACACCCTGGTCAAGGAGAACCGCGGCGCGCTGCGCGGCAACGTCGACAACATCGCGTCCCTGACCAAGCTGCTGGCCAAGCGCAAGGCAGAGCTCGAGGAGATCTCGGTGGGCGCGCCCACGGCCCTGTCGAACGTGTCGCTGGCCTACAACGGTCGCTTCGGCACCCTGGACACCCGCGCCGATCTGCCCGAGCTCGTGTTCGGTGCGCTCGACAGCCCCAGCACCCTGCTGTGCAACCTCCTGGGCGAGACACCGGTCAAGGCCGGTGACGGGCAGCTGGCCGATGTGGCCGGCAACACCTGCACGGTGCTGACCGACCTGCTGGAGGGCCTGCTGCCCAAGGGGCTGTTGCCCCGCACGGCGGCCGCGTCCGACCTGACGGTGCGCCCCGAGCGGGTCAACGGCTCGGTCGCCGAGATGCTGGCGGTGAACTGA
- a CDS encoding MCE family protein — translation MITRLTKIQLVIFAIVTVIGGAFVGGRYAQLDRLVVDRSYPVTVQLADSGGIFAGAQVTYRGISVGQVGKLTFSDDGGVRATLDIENSAPKIPVDSLAVVANKSAIGEQYMDLQPRTRSGPYLKTGTTIPVGSTRIPIDTTTLLVDVNGLVKSVNTESLRTVVDELGQAFEGTGPDLARILDTSSDFIQTADENIDLTRSLIRQSDSVLQTQIDKRGELATFSKNLALLSDTLVDADPDLRRLLDKGGDSAATVRGVVDENADDLGNAIRDLLVANKPLSENVAGLQSIFILYPYLLQGSFSVVSPEVKNGKETGEYNANFGLVLTDQTATCTRAKNGAESGYRARRADSAISDVEFDTDVDCKVNDNKIARQVSKTVLRRAAAGPVTHEGPTATGKDSWKWLLSDPVTR, via the coding sequence ATGATCACCCGACTCACCAAGATCCAGCTGGTCATCTTCGCGATCGTCACCGTCATCGGCGGCGCCTTCGTGGGTGGACGCTATGCCCAGCTCGACCGCCTCGTGGTCGACCGCAGCTACCCGGTCACGGTGCAGCTCGCCGACTCGGGCGGCATCTTCGCCGGGGCCCAGGTCACGTACCGAGGCATCTCGGTCGGCCAGGTCGGCAAGCTGACCTTCTCCGACGACGGGGGTGTGCGCGCGACCCTGGACATCGAGAACTCCGCACCCAAGATCCCGGTGGACTCCCTGGCGGTCGTGGCCAACAAGTCCGCCATCGGGGAGCAGTACATGGACCTGCAGCCCCGGACCCGCTCGGGCCCGTACCTGAAGACCGGAACGACCATCCCGGTCGGCAGCACCCGCATCCCCATCGACACCACGACGCTGCTGGTCGACGTCAACGGGCTGGTCAAGTCCGTCAACACCGAGAGCCTGCGCACCGTGGTCGACGAGCTCGGCCAGGCGTTCGAGGGGACCGGACCCGATCTGGCCCGGATCCTGGACACGTCGTCGGACTTCATCCAGACCGCCGACGAGAACATCGACCTGACCAGGTCGCTGATCCGCCAGTCCGACAGCGTCCTGCAGACGCAGATCGACAAGCGCGGCGAGCTCGCGACGTTCTCCAAGAACCTGGCGCTGCTGTCGGACACCCTGGTCGACGCCGATCCGGACCTGCGCCGCCTGCTCGACAAGGGTGGCGACAGTGCTGCGACGGTGCGTGGAGTCGTCGACGAGAACGCCGACGACCTCGGCAACGCGATCCGCGACCTGCTCGTGGCCAACAAGCCGCTGTCCGAGAACGTCGCAGGCCTGCAGTCGATCTTCATCCTGTACCCGTATCTTCTGCAGGGGTCGTTCTCCGTGGTCTCTCCCGAGGTCAAGAACGGCAAGGAGACCGGCGAGTACAACGCGAACTTCGGTCTCGTGCTGACCGATCAGACCGCGACCTGCACTCGCGCCAAGAACGGCGCCGAGTCCGGCTACCGCGCTCGGCGCGCGGATTCTGCGATCAGCGACGTGGAGTTCGACACGGATGTGGATTGCAAGGTCAACGACAACAAGATCGCCCGGCAGGTGTCCAAGACGGTGCTGCGCCGGGCAGCCGCAGGGCCCGTCACCCACGAGGGGCCCACGGCAACTGGAAAGGACTCCTGGAAGTGGCTGCTGAGCGATCCAGTGACCCGGTGA
- a CDS encoding MCE family protein produces MKPFRERNPVIIGLIGLALIAAMVLGAFRADRLPIIGGGDVYHAEFAEIGGLKPGNEVRVAGVSVGNVQKIALDGPKVRVTFKLDKGIDFGTESGADIRVRTLLGAEYLALTPAGPGQLPKGATIPLERTIAPYDVVQAFSDLSTTTDQIDIPQLSQALDTLSDISTQTPEEFRGAIKGVSDLSRNLAARDEQINTLLVSLKKVSGVLNSRNEELVTLFKDADTLFRAISARRDSIHRLLVSTQTISAQLRGLVKDTRSDLLPALEQLDTVTTMLRKNEASLDEALRTFPAFTRVFSNALGTGPWFDSYLGGLTTAGGLVPAITDALKDGLTKGATKP; encoded by the coding sequence ATGAAGCCGTTCCGCGAGCGCAACCCGGTCATCATCGGTCTGATCGGTCTGGCCCTGATCGCCGCCATGGTGCTGGGCGCCTTCCGGGCCGACCGGCTGCCGATCATCGGCGGCGGCGACGTCTATCACGCCGAGTTCGCCGAGATCGGCGGTCTCAAGCCCGGCAACGAGGTGCGCGTGGCCGGCGTGTCCGTCGGCAACGTCCAGAAGATCGCGCTCGACGGTCCCAAGGTGCGCGTGACGTTCAAGCTCGACAAGGGAATCGACTTCGGCACCGAGTCCGGGGCCGACATCCGGGTCAGGACGCTGCTGGGAGCGGAGTACCTGGCCTTGACGCCTGCAGGTCCCGGTCAGCTGCCGAAGGGCGCCACGATCCCGCTCGAGCGCACGATCGCGCCCTATGACGTCGTGCAGGCGTTCTCGGACCTGAGCACCACGACCGACCAGATCGACATCCCCCAGCTCTCGCAGGCCCTCGACACGCTGAGCGACATCTCGACCCAGACCCCCGAGGAGTTCCGGGGGGCGATCAAGGGCGTCTCCGACCTGTCCCGCAACCTCGCGGCCCGCGACGAGCAGATCAACACCTTGCTGGTCAGCCTCAAGAAGGTCTCGGGGGTCCTCAACTCCCGCAACGAAGAGCTCGTGACGCTGTTCAAGGACGCCGACACGCTGTTCCGGGCGATCAGCGCCCGGCGCGACTCGATCCACCGGCTGCTCGTCTCCACGCAGACGATCTCCGCGCAGCTGCGCGGCCTGGTCAAGGACACCCGCTCCGACCTGCTGCCGGCCCTCGAGCAGCTCGACACCGTCACGACGATGCTGCGCAAGAACGAGGCCAGCCTGGACGAGGCGCTGCGCACCTTCCCCGCCTTCACCCGGGTGTTCTCCAACGCCCTGGGCACCGGCCCGTGGTTCGACAGCTACCTGGGCGGGCTGACCACCGCCGGGGGACTCGTCCCGGCCATCACCGATGCGCTCAAGGACGGCCTGACGAAGGGGGCGACCAAGCCATGA
- a CDS encoding MCE family protein yields MISRPVRLTILAIVSALALSGCGFSPYKLPLPGGADLGSEPYTVKIAFRDVLDLVPQSAVRVNDIAVGKVTDIELEGWTALVTVKINRDAKLPDNAVATIRQTSLLGEKFVSLAPPSQGAVGALGNGDKIPLDRSGRNPEIEEVLGAASLLFNGGGLEKTNTIVRELNNAIGGNEPQIKELLTTTTTFIGQLDENKEALLTALEKVNRLAIATDDQSDAITGALDELPDALRVVNDQRDELVGLLQSLDKLGDVATGVIRESKADTVADLKALVPALKNLARAGDDLATGTQALLTFPFTDGFVGGNIATATGRCQDATGNQKAIKEGACFGDFANLSVSLDIGAEQLENILGGFDLRGLLSGKPSPAATPVPATDPAEPTAPATDPAAAAPAADLADLISKLLPGSQGLPSLGLPTRKPSTAKSTPRTPATAPGQAQVPVPAPAGATPAPAATSRAPAGFLCRLFGSCRAPVANAASADLSRLLVDPVVAP; encoded by the coding sequence ATGATCTCTCGTCCGGTCCGTCTCACGATCCTGGCCATCGTCAGCGCCCTCGCCCTGAGCGGGTGCGGCTTCTCCCCGTACAAGCTGCCGCTGCCCGGCGGCGCCGATCTGGGCAGCGAGCCGTACACCGTCAAGATCGCGTTCCGCGACGTGCTCGACCTGGTGCCGCAGAGCGCCGTCCGGGTCAACGACATCGCCGTCGGCAAGGTCACCGACATCGAGCTCGAGGGATGGACCGCATTGGTCACCGTCAAGATCAACCGCGATGCCAAGCTCCCCGACAATGCCGTGGCGACGATCCGCCAGACCAGCCTGCTGGGCGAGAAGTTCGTCTCCCTCGCCCCGCCGTCGCAGGGAGCCGTCGGTGCTCTGGGCAACGGCGACAAGATCCCTCTGGACCGGTCAGGGCGCAATCCCGAGATCGAGGAGGTGCTGGGCGCCGCGTCCCTGTTGTTCAACGGCGGCGGCCTGGAGAAGACCAACACGATCGTGCGTGAGCTCAACAATGCGATCGGCGGCAACGAGCCGCAGATCAAGGAGCTGCTGACCACGACCACGACGTTCATCGGTCAGCTCGACGAGAACAAGGAAGCGCTGCTCACCGCCCTGGAGAAGGTCAACCGGCTCGCGATCGCGACCGATGACCAGAGCGATGCGATCACCGGCGCGCTCGACGAGCTCCCGGACGCGCTGCGCGTCGTCAACGACCAGCGCGACGAGCTGGTGGGCCTGCTGCAGTCGCTGGACAAGCTGGGCGATGTGGCGACCGGCGTGATCCGCGAGTCCAAGGCGGACACCGTGGCCGATCTGAAGGCGCTCGTGCCGGCACTGAAGAACCTGGCCCGGGCCGGCGACGACCTGGCCACCGGCACCCAGGCCCTGCTGACGTTCCCGTTCACCGACGGATTCGTGGGCGGCAACATCGCGACGGCGACCGGACGCTGTCAGGACGCCACGGGCAACCAGAAGGCGATCAAGGAAGGCGCCTGCTTCGGCGACTTCGCCAACTTGTCGGTCAGCCTGGACATCGGCGCCGAGCAGCTGGAGAACATCCTGGGCGGATTCGACCTGCGCGGCCTGCTGTCGGGCAAGCCCAGCCCGGCGGCGACACCGGTGCCGGCCACCGACCCGGCGGAGCCGACCGCTCCCGCCACTGATCCGGCTGCGGCGGCCCCGGCGGCCGACCTCGCCGACCTGATCTCCAAGCTGCTGCCGGGTTCGCAGGGCCTGCCGAGCCTGGGGCTCCCGACCCGCAAGCCCAGCACCGCCAAGTCCACGCCGCGCACACCGGCGACGGCCCCGGGACAGGCGCAGGTGCCGGTCCCGGCCCCTGCCGGCGCGACACCTGCTCCGGCTGCGACCTCGCGCGCCCCGGCCGGCTTCCTGTGCCGGCTGTTCGGGTCGTGCCGGGCGCCGGTCGCCAATGCGGCGTCGGCTGATCTGTCCCGTCTGCTCGTCGATCCGGTGGTGGCGCCATGA
- a CDS encoding MCE family protein encodes MKQIDSESMGAALKLAFFFAFTGLATLVLGLTLGNGSFGDRHQYKAIFTDVTGMAKGDDIRIAGVAVGSVSKVEIVDRDKALVTFGVDSDVPLTANTRATIKFRNLVGQRYIALTQGADGAKSVLKPNSTIPPERTQEALDLNVLLNGFKPVFQALSPADTNKFAYEIVQTLQGESGNVEDLLARTSSLTNTLAGRDQLIGDVITNLSTVLDTVGSRDKELTDTIDTLQQFVTGLKDDRTAILDSVDSISDLTDETSDLLVQGRPALTEDIAQLNALTKNLSSERNLAQVQSSIQILPIKLSKFGNAASAGSEFNFYLCDINGSITIPEINVAGLLNIPETKIDLTGEGLGITDQRRCDQPGYKK; translated from the coding sequence ATGAAGCAGATCGACTCCGAGTCCATGGGGGCCGCGCTCAAGCTGGCCTTCTTCTTCGCCTTCACCGGGCTGGCGACGCTGGTCCTGGGACTGACCCTGGGCAATGGCTCCTTCGGGGACCGCCACCAGTACAAGGCGATCTTCACCGATGTCACCGGCATGGCCAAGGGCGATGACATCCGCATCGCCGGCGTGGCGGTCGGGTCGGTCTCCAAGGTCGAGATCGTCGACCGAGACAAGGCCCTCGTCACCTTCGGCGTCGACTCCGACGTCCCGCTGACGGCCAACACCCGGGCCACCATCAAGTTCCGCAACCTGGTCGGCCAGCGGTACATCGCGCTGACGCAGGGAGCCGACGGGGCCAAGTCGGTCCTCAAGCCCAACAGCACGATCCCGCCGGAGCGCACGCAGGAGGCGCTGGACCTCAATGTGCTGCTCAACGGCTTCAAGCCGGTGTTCCAGGCGCTCTCGCCGGCCGACACCAACAAGTTCGCCTACGAGATCGTGCAGACGCTGCAGGGCGAGAGCGGCAACGTCGAGGACCTCCTCGCCCGGACGTCGTCACTGACCAACACGCTGGCCGGCCGCGATCAGCTGATCGGTGACGTGATCACCAACCTGAGCACCGTGCTGGACACCGTGGGCAGCCGCGACAAGGAGCTGACCGACACCATCGACACGCTCCAGCAGTTCGTGACCGGCCTGAAGGACGACCGCACCGCGATCCTGGACTCCGTCGACTCGATCTCGGACCTCACCGACGAGACGTCCGACCTGCTCGTGCAGGGACGACCTGCGTTGACCGAGGACATCGCCCAGCTCAACGCCCTCACCAAGAACCTGTCGTCGGAGCGCAACCTGGCCCAGGTCCAGAGCTCGATCCAGATCCTGCCGATCAAGCTGTCCAAGTTCGGCAACGCCGCATCGGCCGGCAGCGAGTTCAACTTCTACCTCTGCGACATCAACGGGAGCATCACGATCCCCGAGATCAACGTCGCCGGGCTCCTGAACATCCCCGAGACGAAGATCGACCTGACCGGGGAAGGGCTCGGCATCACCGACCAGCGCCGATGCGATCAGCCGGGGTACAAGAAATGA
- the rpoB gene encoding DNA-directed RNA polymerase subunit beta: protein MAASRTSASVQPRRISFAKISEPLEVPELLALQTDAFAWLIGDEKWKEGVDAALAAGRTDVSTKSGLEEIFEEISPIEDFSETMSLSFRDHRFEPPKYSVDDCKDRDVTYAAPLFVTAEFMNNETGEIKSQTVFMGDFPLMTDKGTFIINGTERVVVSQLVRSPGVYFERTADKTSDKDIYTAKVIPSRGAWLEFEIDKRDMVGVRLDRKRKQSVTVLLKALGWTEAQILEEFGQYESIRLTLEKDNTATQDEALLDIYRKLRPGEPPSREAAQTLLDNYYFNAKRYDTAKVGRHKINKKLGADEAFDQQTLTIDDIVLAIKYIVALHAGETEMEAPAGTTIVEADDIDHFGNRRMRTVGELIQNQLRTGLARMERVVRERMTTQDVEAITPQTLINIRPVVAALKEFFGTSQLSQFMDQNNPLAGLTHKRRLNALGPGGLSRERAGYEVRDVHPSHYGRMCPIETPEGPNIGLIGSLASFGRINSFGFIETPYRKVVDNVVTDQIDYLTATDEDRFIVAQANSLLNENNEFAEDMVLVRQRGGEAELRPAAEVDYMDVSPRQMVSVATALIPFLEHDDANRALMGANMQRQAVPLIRNDAPLVGTGMEFRAAVDAGDVTVAKAAGVVNEVSADAIEIMQDDGSYFTYRLAKFKRSNQGTCTNQRPLVTEGQRVVVGTPLADGPCTDEGEMALGTNLLVAFMPWQGHNYEDAIILSQRVVQDDVLTSIHIEEHEVDARDTKLGPEEITRDIPNVSEEMLADLDERGIIRIGAEVGNGDVLVGKVTPKGETELTPEERLLRAIFGEKAREVRDTSLKVPHGESGTVIGVRVFDSAEGDELSPGVNQLVRVYVAQKRKISNGDKLAGRHGNKGVISKILPVEDMPFLEDGTPVDIVLNPLGVPGRMNVGQVLETHLGWVAKTGWDIEDMKDEWAERLRAIGADRAPRDSNVATPVFDGAREDEIQGLLASTLPNRDGVRMVKRDGKAKLFDGRSGEPFPDPISVGYMYLLKLHHLVDDKIHARSTGPYSMITQQPLGGKAQFGGQRFGEMEVWALEAYGAAYALQELLTIKSDDILGRVKVYEAIVKGENVPEPGIPESFKVLVKEMQSLCLNVEVLSSDGTAVEMRDAEEDLFRAAEELGIDLSRREPSSVEEV from the coding sequence TTGGCCGCCTCGCGCACCTCCGCATCTGTTCAGCCCCGTCGCATCTCGTTCGCCAAAATCTCAGAGCCTCTCGAGGTCCCGGAGCTTCTCGCTCTGCAGACCGATGCCTTTGCTTGGCTGATCGGTGACGAGAAGTGGAAGGAAGGTGTGGACGCCGCTCTCGCGGCCGGCCGCACCGACGTCTCCACCAAGTCCGGCCTCGAGGAGATCTTCGAGGAGATCTCCCCGATCGAGGACTTCTCCGAGACGATGAGCCTCTCGTTCCGCGATCACCGCTTCGAGCCGCCCAAGTACTCCGTCGACGACTGCAAGGACCGCGACGTCACGTACGCCGCGCCGCTGTTCGTCACCGCCGAGTTCATGAACAACGAGACGGGCGAGATCAAGAGCCAGACCGTCTTCATGGGCGACTTCCCCCTCATGACGGACAAGGGCACGTTCATCATCAACGGCACCGAGCGTGTCGTCGTGTCCCAGCTGGTCCGCTCGCCTGGCGTCTACTTCGAGCGCACCGCCGACAAGACGTCCGACAAGGACATCTACACCGCCAAGGTCATCCCCTCGCGCGGCGCATGGCTCGAGTTCGAGATCGACAAGCGCGACATGGTCGGCGTCCGCCTCGACCGCAAGCGCAAGCAGAGCGTCACCGTCCTGCTCAAGGCCCTCGGCTGGACCGAGGCACAGATCCTGGAGGAGTTCGGCCAGTACGAGTCGATCCGCCTGACGCTGGAGAAGGACAACACCGCCACGCAGGACGAGGCGCTGCTGGACATCTACCGCAAGCTGCGTCCGGGCGAACCGCCGAGCCGCGAGGCCGCGCAGACGTTGCTGGACAACTACTACTTCAACGCCAAGCGCTACGACACGGCCAAGGTCGGTCGTCACAAGATCAACAAGAAGCTCGGCGCTGACGAGGCGTTCGACCAGCAGACGCTGACGATCGACGACATCGTGCTCGCGATCAAGTACATCGTCGCGCTGCACGCCGGCGAGACCGAGATGGAAGCGCCTGCGGGCACGACCATCGTCGAGGCCGATGACATCGACCACTTCGGCAACCGTCGCATGCGCACGGTCGGCGAGCTGATCCAGAACCAGCTCCGCACCGGCCTGGCCCGCATGGAGCGTGTCGTCCGTGAGCGGATGACGACCCAGGACGTCGAGGCGATCACGCCGCAGACCCTGATCAACATCCGCCCGGTCGTCGCGGCGCTGAAGGAGTTCTTCGGCACCTCGCAGCTGAGCCAGTTCATGGATCAGAACAACCCGCTCGCGGGCCTGACCCACAAGCGTCGCCTGAACGCCCTCGGACCCGGTGGCCTGTCGCGTGAGCGCGCCGGCTACGAGGTCCGCGACGTCCACCCGTCGCACTACGGCCGCATGTGCCCCATCGAGACCCCCGAAGGCCCGAACATCGGTCTGATCGGCTCGCTGGCCTCCTTCGGTCGGATCAACTCCTTCGGCTTCATCGAGACGCCGTACCGCAAGGTCGTCGACAATGTGGTCACCGACCAGATCGACTACCTGACCGCGACCGACGAGGACCGCTTCATCGTCGCGCAGGCCAACTCGCTGCTGAACGAGAACAACGAGTTCGCCGAGGACATGGTCCTGGTGCGTCAGCGCGGTGGCGAGGCCGAGCTGCGTCCCGCCGCCGAGGTCGACTACATGGACGTGTCGCCGCGCCAGATGGTGTCGGTCGCCACGGCGCTGATCCCGTTCCTCGAGCACGACGATGCCAACCGCGCCCTGATGGGTGCCAACATGCAGCGTCAGGCCGTCCCGCTGATCCGCAACGACGCGCCGCTGGTCGGCACCGGCATGGAGTTCCGTGCCGCCGTCGACGCCGGTGACGTCACGGTCGCCAAGGCGGCCGGTGTGGTCAACGAGGTGTCCGCGGACGCCATCGAGATCATGCAGGACGATGGCTCGTACTTCACGTACCGCCTCGCCAAGTTCAAGCGCTCCAACCAGGGCACCTGCACCAACCAGCGCCCGCTGGTCACGGAGGGTCAGCGCGTCGTCGTCGGCACCCCGCTGGCCGACGGTCCGTGCACCGACGAGGGCGAGATGGCCCTGGGCACGAACCTGCTGGTCGCGTTCATGCCCTGGCAGGGTCACAACTACGAGGACGCGATCATCCTGTCCCAGCGCGTCGTCCAGGACGACGTGCTGACCTCGATCCACATCGAGGAGCACGAGGTCGATGCTCGCGACACGAAGCTCGGCCCCGAGGAGATCACGCGGGACATCCCCAACGTCTCCGAGGAGATGCTGGCTGACCTCGACGAGCGCGGCATCATCCGCATCGGCGCCGAGGTCGGCAACGGTGACGTCCTGGTCGGCAAGGTCACGCCCAAGGGCGAGACCGAGCTGACCCCCGAGGAGCGCCTGCTCCGCGCGATCTTCGGTGAGAAGGCGCGCGAGGTGCGCGACACCTCGCTGAAGGTGCCGCACGGCGAGTCCGGCACCGTCATCGGCGTCCGGGTCTTCGACTCGGCCGAGGGTGACGAGCTGTCCCCGGGCGTCAACCAGCTGGTCCGCGTCTACGTGGCCCAGAAGCGCAAGATCTCCAACGGCGACAAGCTGGCCGGCCGTCACGGCAACAAGGGCGTCATCTCCAAGATCCTCCCGGTCGAGGACATGCCCTTCCTGGAGGACGGCACGCCCGTCGACATCGTGCTCAACCCGCTCGGCGTCCCCGGACGCATGAACGTGGGACAGGTGCTGGAGACACACCTGGGCTGGGTCGCCAAGACCGGCTGGGACATCGAGGACATGAAGGACGAGTGGGCCGAGCGCCTGCGCGCCATCGGTGCGGACCGCGCCCCCCGTGACAGCAATGTCGCGACGCCGGTCTTCGACGGTGCTCGTGAGGACGAGATCCAGGGCCTGCTGGCCTCGACGCTGCCCAACCGCGACGGTGTGCGCATGGTCAAGCGTGACGGCAAGGCGAAGCTGTTCGACGGTCGTTCCGGCGAGCCCTTCCCCGACCCGATCTCGGTCGGCTACATGTACCTGCTGAAGCTCCACCACCTGGTCGACGACAAGATCCACGCACGTTCCACGGGTCCGTACTCGATGATCACGCAGCAGCCGCTGGGTGGTAAGGCGCAGTTCGGTGGACAGCGTTTCGGTGAGATGGAGGTGTGGGCCCTCGAGGCCTACGGAGCGGCGTACGCGCTGCAGGAGCTCCTGACCATCAAGTCCGATGACATCCTCGGACGCGTCAAGGTCTACGAAGCCATCGTCAAGGGTGAGAACGTCCCGGAGCCCGGTATCCCGGAGTCCTTCAAGGTTCTCGTCAAGGAGATGCAGTCGCTGTGTCTCAACGTCGAGGTGCTCTCGAGCGACGGAACCGCTGTCGAGATGCGCGATGCGGAAGAGGATCTCTTCCGTGCCGCCGAAGAGCTCGGCATCGATCTGTCCCGGCGTGAGCCCTCCAGCGTGGAGGAGGTCTGA